A genomic segment from Poecilia reticulata strain Guanapo linkage group LG3, Guppy_female_1.0+MT, whole genome shotgun sequence encodes:
- the paqr5b gene encoding membrane progestin receptor gamma-B produces the protein MLSLIKLQRVFSIYQVPKVYHEDSIISGYRHPRSSATDCILSLFQMTNETLNIWTHFLPTWYFLWKLVTVVLMQQGWQDSFTWPLMVFLLSCCIYPLASSCAHTFSTMSPRARHICFFFDYGALSFYSLGAAVVYSFYAFPDKWVNSSFHQWYIPIATANTVVCTVLACYSRLGFPFLQYNSDIVKRLPENPSFSKFFRILAFGYPCLFDNIPLFYRVFLCTGDGCTDNDTNILHYKHIGLALLTGFLFATRLPERLAPGSFDYIGHSHQLFHVCGILGTHFQMLAVEQDMVTRRPWLTANSIPVSFANSLGPALLCVVVNLIIICLFSLPLLSGPACQKSKQGKNKKKAATKVCSCY, from the exons ATGCTCAGTCTCATCAAACTTCAACGAGTCTTCAGCATCTATCAGGTGCCCAAA GTTTACCATGAGGACAGCATCATTTCTGGGTACCGGCACCCCAGGAGCTCCGCCACCGACTGCATCCTCAGCCTCTTCCAGATGACCAATGAGACGCTCAACATCTGGACACACTTTCTACCCACCTG GTACTTTCTGTGGAAACTGGTGACGGTGGTGCTGATGCAGCAGGGATGGCAGGACTCCTTCACCTGGCCTCTGAtggtcttcctcctctcctgctgCATTTATCCGTTGGCGTCCAGCTGCGCTCACACCTTCAGCACCATGTCGCCGCGGGCGCGCCACATCTGCTTCTTCTTTGATTACGGGGCGCTCAGCTTCTACAGCCTGG GGGCTGCAGTCGTTTATTCATTTTACGCTTTCCCTGACAAGTGGGTGAACAGCTCCTTTCATCAGTGGTACATCCCCATCGCCACGGCCAACACTGTCGTCTGCACCGTCCTGGCCTGCTACTCCAG GCTTGGCTTTCCGTTCCTGCAATATAACAGCGACATTGTGAAAAG attACCTGAGAATCCAAGCTTCAGCAAATTCTTTCGCATCCTTGCCTTCGGCTACCCCTGCCTGTTTGACAACATTCCTCTCTTCTACAGG GTGTTCCTGTGCACGGGGGACGGCTGCACTGACAACGACACCAACATCCTCCACTACAAACACATCGGCTTGGCTCTCCTCACCGGCTTCCTGTTTGCCACCCGCTTACCTGAGCGCCTGGCACCCGGCAGCTTCGACTACATAG GTCACAGCCACCAGCTCTTTCACGTGTGCGGCATCCTCGGCACCCACTTCCAAATGCTGGCCGTAGAGCAGGACATGGTGACGCGACGCCCCTGGCTCACTGCCAACTCCATACCCGTCTCGTTTGCTAACTCTCTGGGTCCAGCACTGCTTTGTGTGGTGGTGAATTTGATCATCATCTGCCTCTTTAGTCTACCTCTCCTTTCTGGCCCGGCGTGCCAGAAAAGCaaacagggaaaaaataaaaagaaagcggCAACCAAAGTCTGCTCCTGCTACTAA